The Hylaeus volcanicus isolate JK05 unplaced genomic scaffold, UHH_iyHylVolc1.0_haploid 12186, whole genome shotgun sequence genome segment GAAAAATGCCTCAGCTACCTTTCAAAGACTCATGGTGTCACGTCCCACGATTCTTATAAAGTATTCGGTAAGAacttaatatttgatacacgaatataggaataattaatgttcgaCTATTATAATGTGAAAAATTGGGGTGGACAGACGTGTGACGTCACACGCCCCCCCCCCTGttgtagaattttttcaatggaaaaattcttcgtggatcaaatttaaatagaatcatAAGGTAAGTATTTAGTATGTAtgtttgtgtatatatttttttattattttttttttatttttgtatgtgtcttttataattttgtatgctTTGTATTCTTACTCTTAGGTCGGAGAACGAAGGGTCGCCTAACTTATTGCTCTGCTTTTCAGGAGCATTGGGAGGGACTGTTGGAGGGTCCTCTTGGTCGGCGTTTGCTGCTTCGATGTTCCGTGGAGGTGCTGTCGGTTTCCTTGCTATGTGGATCAGCAGATGGGTGATGGAGCTGGATAAGGCACCCAATGTCAAAAAGCGACTGTGTTGTACGATGTTGCCGTGTATAAAGTCGAACTAGGAATGAAATACTCCTTTCCGCGGCAGTCATATTTATACCCAGATAGGGGTCAATGACCGGGAAATTTACCGTCCGGTGCATGCGCACCGAGATGAAAAGTTCATTTCAGTACAAGTGCACCGAAAATGCTCGTCTGAGTGCAAAGTGCATTGAACCCGATATATTAAGGCTCTTCCACACTTGCGACATCTCTCCACCGCAAAGTGCAATCCTCGAACGCTCTGTCGTTCCCCAGAGCTCAAACTCGTTTACTGGTGTCCCCTAGGGGTACACCCTCCCTCCAATAGCTCCACTAAGGGGTAATCCTCCCTTCTCCTCGGTATAGTGGGCGTCCTAGGCTCTCTATACGGTATACCTGGATCATAATTGCAACTATGTAATTAGCGTCAGCGCTAGGGCATAACGTAGTCTCAAGATCGTCAGCGCTCGGGCATAACGTctcggaaagaaaaaaaataaacgggCAGGGGATGGCTGCACGTTACACCTCCCCCCCTCGGATAAGAAATttctatgtataaaaatttcgagTTTGAGTCACTGGAGTCGGGAAAGTATCCGAAGCGCGCCAGCAGCTAGAATAGAATCGCTCATGTGGCGAAGCGTTATCgctagaaatattaatacctTGCACTCATTCCATCTCGGGTGGCACGCTCTAGAGCACGCagatacatatacacataaaAATAGTCTCGAAAGACGCGGCATTAACGCAGTACAAGGTGAGTGCTTTGGAAATTACGAATAGTAAGTATAAAGAGTGATATTACgcaataaacaaaaagaaagtacaCTGCCAATTAAATACAGTAAGTATGAAGTGAATTGAACGCTGCAAGTACGGAGTTATTAGTGAGTAAGGCGAGTATGCAGTTATTAAGTATAAAAATacgatattaaaagtattaagcGTAATACAATGTTAAAGGAATACGGTAAGTATGTAGTTATTAAGTATAATATGGAGCATAAGATTAAGTGCGTATTTCCCttatttcgttttgaaaatgtatgctTTGGTAAGTATATATGATATAGTATTACGctagtaaatatataaaagaacaaTATTAAGTGAATGTGGTAAGTATATGGATTTTAAATGAGTACGGTAAGTAtatagatattaaataaatataaaatataatattaagtgagtatttttcgctttttgtttgttttgtttttttttttgttttttttttgttgttttttgtgtgtgtatatatatatatatacacatacgcAGCCATCCCCTGcccgtttattttttttctttccgagACGTTATGCCCGAGCGCTGACgatatatataagaataatagTACTAGTAGTATTAGGAATATATGAGAAAggtaatgaataaaagaaaatatttacactatatacaaaggaaaaacaaaacacagCCAATGGCATGGAATGTGGATAAGCtcaagaataaaacaaaaaacaatacTGCACTAGGCGAAAAAGTAGTAATAAAAGTAAGACTATATAAGTCGACTCATTGCTCACAGCAAATATCCCACAGTGATTTTCTGGGCCATGGTCACTCAACATAGCTGCATGGACTGCTGCATGAAGGCGATTCCCCTGTTGGTGGCGATGCACATCGCGAACTGGATGATGTTGTGGCTGGCGTGCCCTCGTCCCGCACTGGTCGTTGCAGCTGGATATGGTGATGGTGAGTCGTCTTGTTTAGGTGCATCGAGTCCGCTTTGATGCGTGTTCGATGATACCGGTGTTCGCTGGTCCGTTTCGTCGCGCTAATGGTTTGTTTAAAGCGCGTCCGGTGGTAACGATGACCAATGGTGTTTCTCGCTGCTCCGTGTCGTTTTACAAGGGACTTATGGTATCCGAGTCCTGTGCGTTTGTAGTTACTGATGACAGAGACGGGATTTGCCCATCCTTGATTTCGTTTTCCGAGCCCTTGTCCTGTCTTGTAACCCATGGATTTCATTATTCTGAGTACCTTAGCTCTTTGTGTATCCTTGacgttaatttttgtttccgttttttctttttcaggtGCAGCTGCTGGTGCGGATTCTACGGTGTTATCGGGTTCTAGGATGTTTTCTTTAAGTGAGTCAGCTTTTACGATGCTGATTTTTCCAACTGAATCCGACAGATTTTCagaagtaatttctttttcaggtGTCAATTCCGGTGTTGGGTCCACGTGTATGCTTGTGGCCGAACAATCTTCTGAGATGGTTTCTGCCTCGGGTTCCATGGTCCATTTGGAGAAGACGGATAAATCAACTTCTATGTCGTCATCTTTGGTCCTGCGAACTGGTGGATGATTCTCGCTTCCTTTGACGAACTGAATAAGAGGTGAGCgccactttttcttttttgaactGAATGGCATTCTGACACCTTTGAATTCGACTTGTTCCTCAGCGTAATTAATTGAGGCTTCATTTTCGTTGAAGAATTCACTTCCCAGTATTCCTTCTTGTAGAATGGGAAAGTCGTTAGGGACCACATGGAAGATGACTTTTTGACGGAACAGGTTTACATCAATGGATCCAATTGTGGTCACGAAGTCGCTGCCTATTCCACGGAGCTGAATTCGATGGTGGGAATTAATCCGGACGTGGTTCTTCAAGACTTCATTCTCTAACAGGTGTACTTCTGAGCCCGTATCGACCATTACCACcgtgttattttttacttcCTTTACAGGTAGTGTTACGGAAGGTATCCAATCAGTCCTATTTAACTGTACTCGGGCAATTCTGTATCTTCTATGTCCGCTTGAGATGTGTTGGTTGGGTGCGTTGCGACGATTTCGTTCACGCGGGCTGCACCCTGATTCAACCGCGGAACTGGGTCGTTTCCCTGGTTCTTGTTGTTGGTGACTGGATTGTTGGTGCGGTTCCTGCTGTCAAACTCTTTCCTACGGCACTCGGTTGCATAGTGGCCTGGGGCCCCACTGTATTGGCACGTTGGGCGAGGTCTGCTAGGTTCTTGGCTCCGTTGGACTCCTGGTATTGCAGCCTCTCGGTGGTCGAGTGCAGTGAACGGAGAATGGGTTCTCCTGCACGTTTTGGCGGTGTAACGTCAGGGTTGCCTACCCTTCCTACTCTTATGTTTTCGCGACGCTCATTCGCGAaacatatattattcattcataAAGGTTACCTTAGAGGAACctcatattaatattacaaaggTTATCCCTAGAAGAACCTATCTACAACGAAGAGAGGGTATATCCTTAGAGGAACCCAAGGGAGGTTTAGATTTAAGATGGTGGCAATTATAGCATCTTAAATCTACGTGTAAGTGAAGAAGAGGGGAAGACAATAGTTATGTGAGAGCTAACTGTTGTAATTAATGAGTTTCTATCGATA includes the following:
- the LOC128882790 gene encoding uncharacterized protein LOC128882790, producing MVDTGSEVHLLENEVLKNHVRINSHHRIQLRGIGSDFVTTIGSIDVNLFRQKVIFHVVPNDFPILQEGILGSEFFNENEASINYAEEQVEFKGVRMPFSSKKKKWRSPLIQFVKGSENHPPVRRTKDDDIEVDLSVFSKWTMEPEAETISEDCSATSIHVDPTPELTPEKEITSENLSDSVGKISIVKADSLKENILEPDNTVESAPAAAPEKEKTETKINVKDTQRAKVLRIMKSMGYKTGQGLGKRNQGWANPVSVISNYKRTGLGYHKSLVKRHGAARNTIGHRYHRTRFKQTISATKRTSEHRYHRTRIKADSMHLNKTTHHHHIQLQRPVRDEGTPATTSSSSRCASPPTGESPSCSSPCSYVE